The following proteins are encoded in a genomic region of Nicotiana sylvestris chromosome 4, ASM39365v2, whole genome shotgun sequence:
- the LOC104248902 gene encoding N-glycosylase/DNA lyase OGG1, with translation MQSLRTSPIMKRPRTIPSAPSTPPSPQILQSKKTPTLIRSFSSIKPRNILTNPTPTTEQDPKWVPLNLSRSELYLPLTFPTGQTFRWKQTGPIQYTGVVGRSHLVSLKQLDNGDVGCHFHCTNSEAAASWEEALVDFLNVGISLTEVWESFKASDSRFAELATHLEGARVLRQDPLECLIQFICSSNNNIKRITMMVDFVSSLGNYLGDVGGFKFYEFPSLERLAMVSEQELRAAGFGYRAKYIVGTVEALQSKAGGGTEWLTALRKVDLPEAIDALCSLPGVGPKVAACIALFSLDQHHAIPVDTHVWKIATKYLLPELAGTSLTPKLSNRVADAFVRTYGKYAGWAQTLLFIAELPSQKALLTSSLLNSTVEKSPKSKKRKQGGITEIPIG, from the exons ATGCAATCACTAAGAACGTCTCCGATCATGAAGAGACCAAGAACCATTCCTTCAGCCCCATCAACCCCACCATCCCCACAAATTCTCCAATCCAAAAAGACCCCAACTTTAATAAGATCATTCTCTTCTATAAAACCAAGAAATATTCTAACAAATCCAACACCAACAACAGAACAAGACCCCAAATGGGTTCCCCTCAACTTATCAAGATCAGAACTTTACTTGCCCCTCACCTTCCCAACTGGCCAAACCTTCAGGTGGAAACAAACTGGGCCCATTCAGTACACTGGTGTTGTTGGTAGGTCCCACTTAGTCTCCCTGAAACAGCTTGACAATGGTGATGTTGGATGCCATTTCCACTGCACCAACTCTGAGGCTGCTGCTTCTTGGGAGGAAGCCCTTGTTGATTTTCTCAATGTGGGTATTTCTTTAACTGAGGTTTGGGAGAGTTTTAAGGCTTCTGATTCGAGATTTGCTGAGTTGGCTACACATTTGGAAGGTGCTAGAGTCCTAAGGCAAGACCCACTTGAGTGCCTCATTCAGTTTATTTGCTCATCTaataataatatcaagagaattaccATGATGGTCGATTTTGTTTCGTCATTGGGGAATTATTTGGGAGATGTTGGAGGTTTCAAGTTTTATGAGTTCCCTTCACTTGAAAGGTTGGCAATGGTTTCTGAACAAGAGCTAAGAGCTGCTGGTTTTGGCTACAG GGCCAAATATATAGTTGGTACGGTGGAAGCACTGCAATCAAAGGCTGGTGGAGGTACGGAGTGGCTTACTGCACTTCGTAAAGTAGATCTTCCCGAGGCCATTGATGCTCTGTGCTCTTTACCCGGTGTTGGTCCTAAGGTCGCAGCATGTATTGCTCTCTTTTCTCTAGATCAGCACCATGCTATTCCTGTTGATACTCATGTGTGGAAG ATCGCGACCAAGTACCTCCTCCCTGAGCTAGCAGGAACCAGTCTTACACCCAAACTTAGCAATCGTGTAGCAGATGCTTTTGTGAGGACATATGGAAAATATGCTGGTTGGGCCCAAACTCTGCTTTTCATTGCGGAACTACCTTCGCAGAAAGCACTCTTGACATCAAGCCTTTTGAATTCTACAGTAGAGAAGTCTCCtaaatccaaaaaaagaaaacAGGGTGGGATCACAGAGATCCCTATAGGATGA